GGAATGTACGGAGACGCTATTCCTCTTCTGGAAGAGGAAATACAGAAAAACCCAAAGAACACAGAAGCTCATTACTTACTGGGAATGGCTTTTCTAAATTTAGGAGAAGAAGACGGAGCTAGTCAGTCCTTTGACAGGGCTATTAAGTTAGACCAGAAGAAGTATACCAAAAAAACAACCGAAGCCTATAACAAGACTGGTCTCAATTTCTTAGGTCAGGACACGCCTGCTGGGGTCAGAAGAGGATTGAGGTATCTTGACCAGGCACTGGATACAGATGCATCACTCAAATCAGAAATCTCAAAAGCTTATCGAGATAGAGGGATTGCGCTTGCAAAAAACGACAAATCGCTTAGTTATACATTATTGGTCAGAGCCCTTGAATTGGATCCGAATCTAAAACGAGACAACGATTTTTATTATGCTCTATACATAGAAGATGTGGAGGATCCTGAACTTAAAAACAAAGGTTGCGAAGATTTTCTATCGCTCTTCCCTGAGAGTAAACATGTTGAAGATGTCCTTTACTCAATGGGCAACTATCAATATTATATAGCAGATTATCAAAAGGCAAAACAGTACTTTAGTCAACTTGGTGAACGGTATCCAGATACTGAGTTGGGCAAGAAAGCCAAGGTTATGGTGGACAACATCACAAAGATGGAACAGGAAATAGGACAAGCAGAGCTAGAAAGAGCAAGGAAGATAAAGCAAATGGAAATTGAAAAGGCGGAGAGGCTAAAGCAAATGCAAATTGAGGCAGCGGAAAAACAGAAGCAAATGGAAATCGAAAGGGCAAGGCTAGAAAAAGAGGCTAAAATTAAAGAATCAGAACGTCAGTTACAAGAGGCACAAGCTCGCACAATATTTGAAGGAACCTGGATACTTAGCTATGTATATCAAGGCAAGAATAAGGTAGGAAAGTTAAATCTGGACATTTCTGGCAATATTTTGACTGGTAGTTTGAATACCGGATTTACTCTTGCCACCATCGACGCTTATTGTTCAGTTTCAGGGACTGTTGATGGTAATAGTTTTTCGGTAAAACGGACATGCGATGAATGGGGAGGTGGGCAATTCCAAATTTGGTCAGGGAGGGTGGACCCAAAAAATAATAGAATGCAAGGTACCTTTACATGGAAAGGAAACACTTACTCGTTCTCGGGTACTAAAGAAAAATAAGTGGTCGAGCTACCTCACCACCGGAAAGTCTTAATTTCCCACTTTGGCTAAAGTGGGAAATTTTTTGCTTGACAAGCCCACTATTAGGGGGTAAAATTACCCCTGAAGTGAAATAAATTTCACTTTTAAAAGTAATAGGGAAATATGTTTTTCAAAGTCGATGCACTGCGTTTCAAAAGCGATCGGTCTGGTAAATTTTTTGGAAGCCTTGTCCTTTCAAAAGGAAATTATTTCCTAAAGATAGTTAGGCTTAGCTTCATTTATAAATTTAGTACTTCCTCTTAACCTTCGGTTATACATAAAATTAGCGCCTAAATTTAAATTCATTCTCTACAGGCACGAGATTTGCTAAAAAGCAGATTGTCGAATTATATCAAAAAAGCAGGGAGCGGGTAGCTGGGAGCCGGTAAAAAG
The sequence above is a segment of the Candidatus Zixiibacteriota bacterium genome. Coding sequences within it:
- a CDS encoding tetratricopeptide repeat protein — translated: MRHIFIFLLIISVIAGCSKKPVDKAKQFIEAGMYGDAIPLLEEEIQKNPKNTEAHYLLGMAFLNLGEEDGASQSFDRAIKLDQKKYTKKTTEAYNKTGLNFLGQDTPAGVRRGLRYLDQALDTDASLKSEISKAYRDRGIALAKNDKSLSYTLLVRALELDPNLKRDNDFYYALYIEDVEDPELKNKGCEDFLSLFPESKHVEDVLYSMGNYQYYIADYQKAKQYFSQLGERYPDTELGKKAKVMVDNITKMEQEIGQAELERARKIKQMEIEKAERLKQMQIEAAEKQKQMEIERARLEKEAKIKESERQLQEAQARTIFEGTWILSYVYQGKNKVGKLNLDISGNILTGSLNTGFTLATIDAYCSVSGTVDGNSFSVKRTCDEWGGGQFQIWSGRVDPKNNRMQGTFTWKGNTYSFSGTKEK